A window from Centropristis striata isolate RG_2023a ecotype Rhode Island chromosome 4, C.striata_1.0, whole genome shotgun sequence encodes these proteins:
- the LOC131969994 gene encoding mediator of RNA polymerase II transcription subunit 13-like, with translation MSSCFVPNGASLEDCHSNLFCLADLTGIKWRRFVWQGPTSSPILFPVTEEDPILCSFSRCLAADVLSVWRRHHTPGRRELWLFWWGDDPSFAELIHNELSSEEDGEWESGLSYECRTLLFKAIHNLLERCLMNRGFVRIGKWFVKPYQKEEKTINKSEHLSCAFTFFVHGDSNVCTSVEIAQHQPLQRLNEEHLSLAQQNSSPLQVILSPYGLNGTLTGQAFKMSDHPTQKLIEEWRQFYPISPNPKDVQEDKMEDTDWEDDSLAAVEVLVAGVRMVYPSCLVLLPLSELPAVVPQGSVNTSGSLCGAQQGQAAHRDPAMSSVTLTPPTSPEEAQTDYQPAQRWLKLSSASDGYSSNNTLHGGKIPRRLASQMVESVWQEYNINRTGNKRKFTTLTNGTCEEESDKTGLWDFVECTHRPHCNCSRHKNQKQRSSSTSGHTPSSGQPAQPAPKHKLGEKLEKGEKQQKRPQTPFHHRNSVSEDQSLEPQTQRLCLRSQEEGSYPSLHHVDTVPSKAPTLHTHGPSADLVGSPPPPPLSPHPCDHVEGDMTPGGMKSSSTPIHQPFYPPSVEPCLLPQKGSSEEPQLENMPMPLPFPPAYSETLEPTIFVGSAINPNEDSTHNPWKYFNLPRKKATNFLTPQLPVDKIRDDSGGGGGTENVVSVTEVMSGSMHPLKVSQELVKTYAQRRNSHLASATVDGEHSEEPDPYAFEEGDEEFSFTEKKDKPGAEREGNKKHKVDEGSGTADDGQGPSGSKPSASTSLIHENDLAVSYSDLDKIFNSDEDELAPGSKRAGAGTEDKFGCKDPKSATSDPLSCISSADLHQMFPTPPSLEQQGYSPMNSGSKDSLEAGTGLLDGSQLNNHFKMEVEEGFCSPKPSEIKDFSFVYKPETCQLLIGCSMYAPLKTLPSQCLLPMKLPEDCVYTPSWTMGKMELMPPVTNVNLLTKDSNVPSVEPDYSQTYTPQTHTPFMSSSAPPSNSGTGILPSPATPRFSVPTPRTPRTPRTPRGPSSVQGSLKYDNSDLYSPASTASTCRPLSSVEPATVPSIPEAHSLYVTLILSESVMNLFKDCNFDSCCVCVCNMNIRGADVGVYLKDNGEAQYPCTCGFSAVTNRRFGQSAGLFLEDELDVVVRGSDSSRDTERCFEELRASTAHKAGSLTEKPPDELILLLQDQCTNPFAPMAGVEYPKQSSAPSSFLRVEERDCYNDCYMALEHGRQFMDNMSGGKVDETLVKSTCLHQWPKCKSADMSKLFSQDVLRVLLSLQPVLQDTIQKKRSVRSWGVQGPLTWQQFHKMAGRGSYGTDESPEPLPIPTFLVGYEYDFVVLSPFGLPYWEKLLLDPFGSQRDVGYVVICPENEALLRGAKTFFKDLSAMYEACQLGQHRPICKNHPEGVLKVGTTEGRSMTEQPLSDWFLKMAAREGNNDAFNKLKLFAQVCRYDLAPYLSEQSLDGSLLSQRSPSVASSSSQTSSSSSASSGPQSTNTTSSSTSSAQVNSTPPSSSSGSQTIGGMASAKPSSYSPFGTAGLQSSTSQNGPQSNPQGAGGLAENGPSANQPQGPTEAPESTMERDKVGKPTDGESHAVSYPPAIVVYIVDPFSYEDADREVHSSAYTLGLLRCYMEMLQFLPAYIRNAVSVQIVPCQYLLQPVRTGERHLYGQHLKSLAFSVFTQCRRPLPNSTNFKALTGFGPGLAIDMALKNPERPECLRLYTPPFILAPVKDKQTELGETFGEASQKYNVLFVGYCLSHDQRWLLASCTDQHGELLETCIISIDVPNRARRKKGSARRVGLQKLWEWCLGLVQVTSLPWRVVIGRLGRMGHGELRDWSILLSRRNLQSLSKRLKETCRMCGISAADTPSILSACLVAMEPQGSFVIMPDSVSTGSVFGRSTTLNMQTSQLSTPQDTSCTHILVFPTSAMVQVNTNTAEPIDINFNPINPDGSDGMGLFDLFDNDMVDPDLINILPNSPTTSPVHSPGSHYHQGGEGSKGQSADRMESHEEALNILQQPMALGYFISTAKAGPLPDWFWSACPQAQNQCPLFLKASLHLHVSSVQSDELLHSKHSHPLDSNHTSDVLRFVLEQYNALSWLTCDPATQDRRSCLPVHFVVLTQMYNFIMNML, from the exons GTGAGGAGGATGGTGAGTGGGAGAGCGGCCTGTCCTACGAGTGTCGAACGCTTCTCTTCAAAGCCATCCACAACCTGCTGGAGCGGTGTCTCATGAACCGCGGCTTTGTTCGCATCGGCAAGTGGTTTGTTAAGCCATACCAAAAGGAGGAGAAGACCATTAATAAAAG CGAGCACCTGTCTTGCGCATTCACCTTCTTCGTACACGGTGACAGCAACGTGTGCACGAGTGTGGAGATCGCTCAACACCAGCCTCTTCAGCGACTTAACGAGGAGCATCTCAGCCTCGCCCAGCAGAACTCCAGCCCCTTGCAAG TCATCTTGAGCCCGTACGGCTTGAATGGGACCCTCACCGGTCAGGCTTTTAAGATGTCAGACCACCCTACTCAGAAGCTCATAGAAGAGTGGAGGCAGTTTTATCCCATCAGCCCAAATCCCAAGGACGTCCAGGAAGACAAGATGGAGGACACAGACTGGGAGGATGACTCCCTAGCAGCTGTGGAGGTCCTTGTTG cgGGAGTAAGGATGGTGTACCCTTCCTGCCTGGTGCTTCTCCCCCTGTCGGAGCTCCCTGCTGTGGTCCCTCAGGGCTCAGTCAACACCTCAGGAAGCCTGTGTGGTGCTCAGCAGGGCCAGGCTGCTCACAGAGACCCTGCCATGTCCTCCGTCACTCTGACTCCTCCAACATCACCAGAAGAAGCTCAGACTG ATTATCAGCCTGCCCAGAGGTGGCTCAAGTTGTCTTCTGCATCGGATGGCTACAGCTCTAACAACACTCTTCATGGGGGTAAAATCCCTCGCAGGCTGGCCAGCCAGATGGTGGAGTCTGTGTGGCAGGAGTATAACATAAACCGTACAGGGAACAA GAGGAAGTTTACTACGTTGACGAACGGGACCTGTGAGGAGGAGTCGGACAAAACTGGACTATGGGATTTTGTGGAATGTACTCACAGGCCGCATTGCAACTGCTCAAG ACATAAGAATCAGAAACAGCGCTCCAGCAGCACCTCAGGACACACGCCTTCATCAGGCCAGCCCGCCCAGCCGGCCCCCAAGCACAAGCTGGGCGAGAAGCTGGAAAAGGGGGAGAAGCAGCAGAAGAGGCCGCAGACGCCTTTTCACCACCGCAACTCTGTGAGCGAGGATCAGTCCCTGGAGCCACAGACCCAGAGGCTTTGTTTAAGATCACAGGAGGAGGGCTCGTACCCCAGCCTGCACCACGTGGACACGGTGCCCTCCAAAGCCCCTACGCTGCACACGCACGGTCCCTCCGCAGACCTCGTCGGATCGCCGCCTCCCCCTCCACTCAGCCCGCATCCCTGCGATCACGTGGAAGGTGACATGACTCCAGGTGGCATGAAGAGCTCGTCCACGCCTATTCACCAACCGTTCTACCCGCCCTCAGTGGAGCCCTGTCTGCTGCCACAGAAGGGCTCATCTGAGGAGCCTCAGCTGGAGAACATGCCTATGCCTCTGCCCTTCCCCCCAGCCTACAGCGAAACTTTGGAACCCACCATCTTCGTGGGTTCAGCCATCAACCCCAATGAGGACTCCACCCACAACCCTTGGAAGTATTTCAACCTGCCCAGGAAGAAGGCCACCAACTTCCTGACGCCCCAGCTACCTGTGGATAAAATACGAGACGATTCTGGGGGAGGCGGGGGAACAGAAAACGTAGTGTCCGTCACAGA GGTGATGTCGGGCTCCATGCACCCCCTCAAGGTGTCCCAGGAGCTGGTCAAGACTTACGCCCAGCGGAGAAACAGCCATCTTGCCTCCGCCACAGTAGACGGAGAACACAGTGAGGAGCCAGACCCGTACGCCTTCGAAGAGGGAGACGAGGAGTTCAGCTTCACCGAGAAGAAGGACAAGCCAGGAGCTGAGAGAGAGGGCAACAAGAAACACAAG GTGGACGAAGGAAGTGGAACAGCAGACG ATGGTCAGGGTCCATCAGGCAGTAAACCTTCAGCCTCCACCAGCCTTATCCATGAGAACGACTTGGCCGTGTCCTACAGCGACCTGGATAAAATCTTCAATTCGGATGAAGATGAGCTAGCG CCTGGATCCAAAAGAGCAGGAGCTGGTACAGAGGACAAGTTTGGCTGTAAAGATCCGAAATCAGCCACGTCGGACCCCTTGTCTTGCATAA GCTCAGCAGACCTGCACCAGATGTTTCCCACCCCGCCCTCCCTGGAGCAGCAGGGTTACTCTCCCATGAACTCCGGGAGCAAGGACAGCCTGGAAGCAGGGACGGGCCTGTTGGACGGCAGCCAACTCAACAACCACTTCAagatggaggtggaggagggattCTGCAGCCCGAAGCCATCTGAAATAAAG GACTTTTCCTTTGTTTACAAGCCCGAGACGTGTCAGTTGTTAATCGGCTGTTCCATGTACGCACCCCTGAAGACACTACCCAGCCAGTGTTTGTTGCCTATGAAACTGCCAGAAGACTGTGTGTACACGCCCAGCTGGACCATGGGCAAAATGGAACTGATGCCCCCAGTAACGAATGTCAACCTCCTCACCAAAGACAG TAACGTCCCCAGCGTGGAGCCGGACTACAGTCAGACCTACACCCCTCAGACCCACACACCCTTCATGTCCAGCAGTGCCCCGCCAAGCAACAGCGGCACAGGCATCCTGCCCTCCCCAGCCACGCCACGGTTCTCCGTGCCCACGCCTCGCACACCACGCACTCCACGAACTCCCCGCGGCCCGTCGAGCGTCCAGGGCTCACTCAAATATGACAACTCTGACCTTTACTCTCCCGCCTCCACTGCCTCCACCTGCCGACCGCTCAGCTCCGTTGAGCCGGCCACCGTACCTTCCATCCCCGAGGCTCACAGCCTCTATGTCACCCTCATCCTCTCCGAGTCAGTCATGAACCTCTTCAAGGACTGCAACTTTGATAGTTGCTGCGTTTGCGTCTGCAACATGAACATCAGAGGAGCAGATGTAGGCGTGTACCTCAAGGACAATGGCGAGGCCCAGTACCCCTGCACTTGTGGCTTTAGCGCCGTCACCAACCGGCGCTTTGGCCAATCGGCAGGGCTGTTTCTGGAGGACGAGCTGGACGTGGTGGTACGGGGCTCGGACTCTAGTCGGGACACCGAGCGGTGTTTCGAAGAGCTGCGAGCTTCAACGGCGCACAAGGCTGGCAGCCTGACGGAGAAACCTCCAGATGAGCTAATCCTACTGCTGCAGGACCAGTGCACCAACCCTTTTGCCCCGATGGCAGGCGTGGAGTACCCCAAGCAGAGCTCAGCCCCCAGTTCATTTCTGAGGGTGGAAGAGAGAGACTGTTATAATGACTGTTACATGGCTTTGGAGCACGGCAGGCAGTTCATGGACAATATGTCAGGAGGCAAAGTAGATGAAACACTAGTGAAAAGCACCTGTCTCCATCAGTGGCCAAAAtgcaaat CAGCAGACATGAGCAAACTATTCTCTCAGGACGTCCTGCGGGTGTTGTTGTCCCTCCAGCCTGTGCTGCAGGACACCATTCAGAAGAAGAGGAGTGTTCGCTCCTGGGGCGTTCAGGGACCGCTCACTTGGCAGCAGTTCCACAAGATGGCTGGGAGGGGATCATATG GTACAGATGAGTCTCCCGAGCCTCTGCCCATCCCCACTTTTCTGGTCGGTTATGAGTATGATTTTGTGGTGCTGTCTCCTTTTGGGTTGCCCTACTGGGAAAAGCTTCTTCTGGATCCTTTTGGTTCCCAGAGAGATGTGGGATATGTTGTCATCTGCCCAGAAAACGAAGCCCTGCTCCGCGGAGCAAAGACCTTCTTCAAAGATCTAAGTGCTATGTATGAG GCATGCCAGCTTGGGCAACACAGGCCCATCTGTAAGAATCACCCAGAGGGCGTATTGAAGGTCGGCACCACAGAAGGCAGGAGCATGACAGAGCAGCCCCTTAGTGACTGGTTCCTCAAGATGGCTGCCAGAGAGGGAAACAATGACGCCTTTAATAAGCTCAAACTCTTTGCTCAAGTGTGCCGCTATGATCTAG CTCCATACCTGTCAGAGCAATCTTTGGATGGTTCCCTATTGTCCCAGCGCAGTCCTTCtgtggcctcctcctcctcccagacCTCCAGCTCTTCCAGCGCCTCCTCAGGACCCCAGAGCACCAACACTACCAGCTCCAGCACCAGCTCTGCCCAGGTCAACAgcacccctccctcctcctcctcaggctcCCAGACTATCGGGGGAATGGCCTCGGCCAAGCCAAGCTCTTACTCGCCGTTTGGGACGGCAGGCTTGCAGAGCAGCACGTCACAGAATGGACCCCAGTCAAACCCACAGGGTGCAGGGGGGCTGGCAGAAAACGGACCCTCTGCCAACCAGCCTCAGGGGCCCACTGAGGCGCCAGAGAG cACAATGGAGAGAGACAAAGTGGGGAAGCCAACAGATGGAGAATCCCACGCTGTGTCTTACCCGCCTGCCATCGTGGTGTATATCGTCGACCCCTTTAGCTACGAAGACGCCGACAGAGAGGTCCACTCCAGCGCCTACACACTGGGCCTACTGCGCTGCTACATGGAGATGCTTCAGTTCCTGCCTGCTTACATCAGAAACGCCGTCTCCGTACAG atTGTTCCCTGCCAGTATCTGCTGCAGCCAGTGCGCACTGGGGAGCGTCACCTCTACGGCCAGCACCTCAAGTCGCTGGCCTTCTCTGTGTTCACTCAGTGTCGCCGGCCTCTGCCCAACTCCACCAACTTCAAGGCTCTGACCGGCTTTGGCCCTGGTCTTGCCATCGACATGGCACTCAAGAACCCAGAG AGGCCCGAGTGTCTGCGCCTGTATACGCCGCCCTTCATTTTGGCTCCGGTGAAAGACAAGCAGACTGAGCTCGGGGAGACGTTTGGCGAGGCCTCACAGAAGTACAACGTCCTGTTTGTGGGCTACTGCCTGTCTCATGACCAGCGCTGGCTGCTGGCCTCCTGCACCGACCAACACGGAGAACTGCTGGAGACCTGCATCATTAGTATTGATGTACCCAATAG GGCCCGAAGGAAAAAGGGCTCAGCCAGGCGAGTGGGTTTGCAGAAGCTGTGGGAGTGGTGTCTCGGCCTGGTGCAGGTGACATCGCTACCATGGAGGGTGGTCATTGGGCGACTTGGTAGAATGGGCCACGGCGAGCTAAGag ATTGGAGTATTCTGCTGAGCAGGAGGAACTTGCAGTCTCTCAGTAAACGTCTGAAGGAGACCTGTAGGATGTGTGGCATCTCTGCTGCTGACACTCCCAGCATCCTTAGCGCCTGTCTGGTTGCTATGGAGCCCCAGGGTTCCTTTGTCATCATGCCAG ATTCTGTGTCGACAGGTTCAGTGTTTGGTCGCAGCACCACACTCAACATGCAGACATCGCAGCTGAGCACACCTCAGGACACATCCTGCACACACATCCTGGTGTTCCCCACCTCAGCCATGGTGCAGGTCAACACTAACACTGCAGAGCCCATTGACATCAACTTCAATCCCATAAATCCTG ATGGATCTGATGGAATGGGCCTTTTTGACCTTTTCGACAACGACATGGTGGATCCAGATCTCATCAACATCCTGCCCAACTCCCCCACAACGTCGCCTGTTCACTCTCCTGGCTCCCACTACCACCAGGGGGGAGAGGGAAGCAAG GGCCAGAGTGCCGACCGTATGGAGTCCCATGAGGAGGCTCTGAACATCCTGCAGCAGCCGATGGCTCTGGGCTACTTCATCTCCACTGCCAAGGCTGGACCACTGCCTGACTGGTTCTGGTCGGCCTGCCCTCAAGCCCAGAACCAGTGCCCACTCTTCCTTAAG